The following are encoded together in the Pseudodesulfovibrio indicus genome:
- a CDS encoding methyltransferase domain-containing protein produces the protein MYDKTALIDHLLTLVDLQPSGALLDVGCGDGQMLFAASNVFGSSSFFGIDMMPAPIQRAESLSRGESRLSFVIHDVDEGLPCPDGAFDYILCCNVLECIKRKEYLLREMHRVLNAAGKVVISHFDYDTIVFNVTNRDGYRKILHAYSDWKQPWMGECDPWTGRKLWGILNRVPGLFVGEMKSFVLHETEYREGAKGYSFVKEELRDLVKHGAIAPQEYEAFSADVENAVRNNEFFFSINLYTFVGRKVESRACGSESTTTSR, from the coding sequence CACTTATTGATCATCTCTTGACTCTTGTCGACCTTCAGCCGTCCGGAGCCCTGTTGGATGTCGGATGTGGCGATGGCCAGATGCTGTTTGCCGCGAGTAACGTGTTTGGAAGTTCATCGTTCTTCGGCATTGATATGATGCCTGCTCCGATACAAAGGGCTGAATCGTTGTCTCGTGGAGAGAGTCGGCTAAGCTTCGTTATTCATGATGTCGATGAAGGGCTGCCTTGTCCAGACGGCGCGTTTGACTACATTCTGTGTTGCAACGTGTTGGAGTGCATTAAGAGGAAGGAATATCTTCTACGCGAGATGCATAGGGTGCTCAACGCTGCGGGAAAGGTCGTTATTTCGCACTTTGATTACGACACCATCGTCTTCAACGTAACAAATCGGGATGGTTACAGAAAGATATTGCACGCCTACAGTGATTGGAAGCAGCCTTGGATGGGAGAATGTGATCCCTGGACCGGGAGGAAGCTGTGGGGAATTCTCAACAGAGTTCCTGGGCTGTTTGTCGGGGAGATGAAGTCCTTCGTGTTGCACGAAACCGAATACCGGGAAGGGGCAAAGGGCTACTCCTTCGTGAAGGAAGAGTTAAGAGACCTCGTCAAGCATGGAGCCATTGCGCCCCAAGAATATGAAGCCTTTTCCGCCGATGTGGAGAACGCCGTCAGGAACAACGAATTTTTCTTCAGTATTAATCTGTATACCTTTGTGGGCCGTAAAGTGGAGTCACGCGCTTGCGGCTCGGAGTCAACGACAACGTCCCGGTAA
- the purT gene encoding formate-dependent phosphoribosylglycinamide formyltransferase produces the protein MTLLGTAKTASAKKMMLLGGGELGKEVVIEAQRLGVEVIVVDRYDDTPAMQVAHRSYTMSMLDGEALRRVITEEKPDYIVPEIEAIATATLVELEKEGFNVVPTANATKLTMDREGIRRLAAEEIGLTTSTYRFADTEADYRAAVAEIGIPCVVKPVMSSSGKGQSTVKSEADIQKAWEYSQSGGRTGEGRVIIEKFVPFDYEITLLTVRHVDGTSFCEPIGHRQENGDYRESWQPQPMSEAALAKAREYARKITDALGGRGLFGVELFVKDDDVIFSEVSPRPHDTGLVTVISQDLSEFALHVRAVLGLPIPAIRQYGAAASSVILSNGTSDKPAFAGVDTALREPDTKILIFGKGECAGVRRLGVALALADDVEGAVDKAKRVSSAVTISY, from the coding sequence ATGACTCTATTAGGGACAGCCAAGACCGCTTCGGCAAAGAAGATGATGCTGCTTGGCGGTGGCGAATTGGGTAAGGAAGTGGTGATCGAAGCGCAGCGTCTCGGCGTTGAGGTCATCGTGGTCGATCGCTATGACGACACTCCCGCCATGCAGGTGGCGCACCGTTCTTACACCATGTCCATGTTGGACGGCGAGGCGCTCCGCCGCGTCATTACGGAAGAGAAGCCGGACTATATCGTGCCCGAGATCGAGGCCATTGCCACGGCGACCCTGGTCGAGCTTGAAAAGGAGGGATTCAATGTCGTCCCCACCGCCAACGCGACCAAACTGACCATGGATCGCGAGGGCATCCGGCGTCTTGCCGCCGAGGAGATCGGCCTGACCACGTCGACGTACCGCTTTGCCGATACGGAAGCGGACTACCGGGCGGCAGTGGCCGAAATCGGTATCCCCTGCGTGGTCAAGCCCGTCATGAGCTCTTCCGGCAAGGGGCAGTCCACCGTGAAGAGCGAGGCGGATATCCAAAAGGCCTGGGAGTATTCCCAGTCCGGCGGTCGTACCGGTGAAGGGCGCGTCATTATCGAAAAGTTTGTCCCCTTCGATTACGAAATTACCCTGCTGACCGTGCGTCACGTTGATGGAACATCCTTTTGCGAGCCGATCGGGCACCGGCAGGAAAACGGGGATTACCGTGAATCCTGGCAGCCGCAACCCATGAGTGAGGCGGCCCTTGCAAAGGCTCGGGAATATGCGCGCAAGATCACGGACGCCCTGGGCGGGCGCGGTCTTTTCGGGGTGGAGCTGTTCGTCAAGGATGACGATGTCATCTTCAGCGAAGTTTCCCCTCGCCCCCACGATACGGGCCTGGTGACCGTCATCTCGCAGGATTTGAGTGAATTCGCCCTGCATGTGAGGGCCGTCCTGGGCTTGCCGATTCCGGCCATCCGTCAATACGGAGCCGCGGCTTCGAGCGTGATTCTGTCCAACGGCACCTCGGACAAGCCCGCCTTTGCCGGCGTGGACACCGCGCTTCGCGAACCGGATACGAAGATCCTGATTTTCGGAAAAGGCGAGTGCGCCGGAGTCCGCCGTCTCGGCGTCGCCCTGGCCCTTGCCGACGACGTCGAGGGTGCC